Within Citromicrobium bathyomarinum, the genomic segment TGGCCAACGCCCGTGCGCGCCTTGGTCGATAGCTGCAGGATGGGCAGGTCGAACATCAGGTGGACCGCCAGCGCGCCCAGCGCACCCGCCAGCAGCTGGACGAGGATATAGAGCAGCGCGATGCGCACCCGCGTCTCCCCGCGCAGCGCGAAGGCCATGCTGACGGCAGGGTTGAAATGCGCGCCCGAGATCGGCCCCAGCATCGCAATCAGCACGTAAAGGATTGCCCCGGTGGCGATCGTGTTGGCGAGCAGCGCGACGGCGACATTCCCGTCCATCAGGTTTTGCGCCATTACGCCCGAGCCAAGCACGCCGGCGAAGAGGAAGAAGCTGCCGATCGCCTCCGCGGCGAGGCGGCGTGACAGGGCGTGCTCCGCTGGCGGAGCCGCCTCGGCGACGGCGCTCACAGATCCTCGATGCTGTGGACCGCGGCGCACGGATCGTTGGCGTCGGTTTCGTCACCATGGCCGACTTGGGTCAGCACCAGCACTCCGCCGATCACCAGCGCGACGAACGCGGCGGTAACCCACGGCAGGTATTTGTCGATGAAGACCTTGATCGGCGCGCCGAAGATGCGGAACAGCAGGCCCACGGTGAAGAATATCATCCCGCGCCCCACCAGGCTGGCGAGGATGAAGGTGACGATATTCATGTTCACGAACCCGGCGGAGATCGTCAGCAGCTTGAAGGGCACCGGAGTCGATCCGGCGACCACGATCGCCTCC encodes:
- a CDS encoding YqaA family protein, with the protein product MLRGLYNWTMEKAAHPYAQWWLAFFCFVEASFFPIPPHPLLGLMCLAEPKKAIRFGVIATLASVVGGLFGYFIGWGLYDLVGEWLIGVIGMTDSFPRAACYLREYDWEAIVVAGSTPVPFKLLTISAGFVNMNIVTFILASLVGRGMIFFTVGLLFRIFGAPIKVFIDKYLPWVTAAFVALVIGGVLVLTQVGHGDETDANDPCAAVHSIEDL
- a CDS encoding aquaporin; this translates as MSRRLAAEAIGSFFLFAGVLGSGVMAQNLMDGNVAVALLANTIATGAILYVLIAMLGPISGAHFNPAVSMAFALRGETRVRIALLYILVQLLAGALGALAVHLMFDLPILQLSTKARTGVGQWAGEAIATFGLVLTILVTLKRLPGSVPASVALYITAAYWFTSSTSFANPAITAVRSLSDTFAGIAPVDVPGFIAAQLVGMMLAVGVGGWLSADPPTGEDG